The genome window aatgtttcattgcggggacaTGTATacccgcaatgattcattgcggggttgcaatgtttcattgcggggagtcTCTTTTTCAACGGCAGGATCACAGCAACGAGTGGTTATGATTTGGTGGCTGGAAACCGGTCTTTATCCACCGGTGGCTGTGAACCggtttccatatatatatatatatatatatatatatatgatggaTTTGGCTAGCATGTGCCATGAACACATGCGAAGTGATAAATTtgatatactagcctttaacccgtgcaaagcacagacgggtatataattcgtaatttattatctataatttaaattttaacatcattttattagtattttagtattaatgaattgaattttaattaaattatattattcaactgactatattttctcccgtttacttgaaaatggacaaactcgaataaatatatatatacattaggATTTtggtacatttaatccgaatttagtacacgtagatttaaaaataaaaaaatcagaaaattcaaatcttttccaaacatagccgatcgtgtaatacttttgaaagatccGCTAATccaatcaatcgaatttcaacgtaattttgtaatattggTTTTTTtcgacaacaataacttttaagattagagttgaaaagagttatgtaatggttcgtgtttatattgaaatagaacatgttaaagttaaaaaagcTATATGAAGATTCTTGTTAAaatagatattcaaaattgtatacgCATAAcatcattaaatttttttaaaggaaatattatatgataatgtgttgttatgagtgtttttaatatttgaaactgtttaataatgtaagactaatagactccaTATTTGTaaacttgtagtaccaaaaggagagtaccaaaccaaaaaatataactaaaacattGTACTACAAAGTATATCCATGtaggcttattatagtatagtatagatttagcttgttttgattggcAGAGTTCATGTATGTGCAGGGGGGCaatcattattaataaatagtCGCCAATCAAAATAAGCTAAATACATGAAATTTGGTGTTTAACATGTGTTCATAGGCACATCATTGAAAACAGATATATGATGACACATTTAATAGAGTGCATTCAAGTCAAATAAACTTGGCATTTGATACCCTTGCTATTATCATTTTCtgcacaaaattttaataaggtTATTAATGTAATTTATGCGAACTGTGTTAAGTAAAATCAAAACTGTATTTAGCAACACCTTTCATTCTCTAATACTTTTTATAGAAACATTTATTTGGAGTTTGAGAAACATAGACACGTAACAGATTTGATCTTGTCCAAGCATTGCTTACATTCTTCTATCAGAATACTAAAATTACGCTCGCAGGTAAAATTACTATACATCTTCATCTACACCCTTTACTATGCTTTTCATGTTTATAATCTTGTTTGATTCCACAAATTATGTGTATTGTGTGATTTTTATGTGTATCAATTTGAATCATATTTAAGTAAATGTTGTATATCTAGTATAGATTCATAATTTTCAATTACTCCAATATACTGCAGTTAAATCGATTCAAATCAATTGTATCTAGACCAGAGAATTTATTAGGATTGTATTGTGATCAAgagaaaataatgattttggatgtcattaaaattttgaggagTAGTAATTTATGTGTACAAGTTACTTGGTGGAATTGTTATTAAGCTTAGTTTTTCAAGGTGGtaacatattaaatttgaaaatttgtgaTTGTTCAtggtattttgaatttttgtgatAGTTTTGCAAAAGATTGAAGCTCGTTTCATGGAGGGAGTGTTAGGTGAAGGTGCCTCGCCACTGGCACCGATAACTACCTTGAAAAATGATTTCTCCAAGGTTTTTCAGTATTATTTGGATAAGTCCACTCCTCTTCCCGTCCATAGGTGGATAGGAACTCTTGTTGTTATTGTTGTATATCTCTTACGGGTATATATACTTCAAGGATTCTACATTGTCACTTATGCACTCGGGATCTATATTCTGAATCTGTTAATTGGGTTTCTTTCACCCAAAATTGATCCTGAATTGGAAGCTTTGGATGGTGCTGAGTTGCCTACGAAGGAAACAGATGAGTTCAGGCCTTTCATTCGTCGGCTTCCTGAGTTCAAGTTCTGGTTAGATTGCCATATCTTATTTGTCTATTATTACTTGTCTTCTGTATTATTATTCTTCAAGTTATGTTAGTTTTACATCTCACTTGCCTATTGTACGTTATTTGTCCTCTGCATTATAATCGCTTTAGGTGTTACTTTGGCTTCGCTGTGAATGGATACAagttgatatactttgaagaacatgttaatttatatatgttcagAGAAATGGGGGAACTAGATACCTTCAATATTCATAGTTGGAAATGGAAtgtgtttttttatattctGTGAGTTATATCATAGGCAGTTATTATCAGTATCAACGTCATTCGTGAAATTCGTTATTATCCTGCTTCCTTTTCATCCAGGCTTACAATTAGATACTTTTTACTCCTTGCATTTGGTTGAATTGAAGTTAAGTATAgaagttatttttttagcaGAGAGTTAATTTCCCAAACCTGTTCTGATATTAATACAGTCCTTGACTCACTTGGTTCGTGACATACTATTATAGATGAATAAAGTAAATAGAATCTATGATATACGATCAACTATTATGCAAGTATATTGTAATTGTAGAGGTAAAGAAATTATGTATCAACGAGTCGCACCACCATGTTTAGTTACTGATCTTATTGTGTGTTAGGTTCATAGGTTAACCTTTATCTGTCAGGTTGAAGGTCTAACTCATTGATGCCTCAGCTTTATCCTAGACCAGACACTGATTCATGCATTGAATCGCTGAATATCAACAAAGAATTACTTATCcatgtaaataaataaagatatttttatattactttCAAACTTTAAGGTCATATATAAAGACTAgtacttaatattttttatctttcAGAACATTATAAACATCTATTGTCCTTTTGCCCATGTACCTTATTAACTAGGTTACTGAGTTCACATTTTTTGTATAATGTGCCACAAGTAAATCTTTGAtgctttaaattaaatttaaattttactatAATGAGTTGTGGGATGAGCATTATTTTCATCGATTGAAATGGATGAAAATctgctatgaaaaataataaaaagttcATGTAGCATCTTTAACCAAGAGGCAAAATGTTTcaacttaatatttttattaaattttgtccTTGTCCGGCCAGAGGTGCGTAAGTACTGCTCCCAAGTTTATTACTTTTATCCCTTGTCCTTGtaaaataagatatatttttgttcaaatttagCTGTCACctcttaaaaattaattgagGCCAGAATTCTTGGGTCtataaaagttttattttatcACAAGGTGATAATTTTTATTGAGAGAATGATGAATAAGAAAAGTATCACGCGCATATGCACAATTATTGCTTTTATTTTGATTGTCTATAGCTTCATTCATAAGAGAATTGATCATGATGTATTTGCCTCACAATAGTCGTTGCTTTGATTTAATTCCAGGTATGCAATCACCAAGGCTTTCTGTGTGGCCTTTTTAATGACTTTCTTTTCATTGTTTGATGTCCCTGTTTTCTGGCCTATACTTCTATGCTATTGGATTGTTCTATTTGTTCTCACAATGAAGCGTCAAATCATGCACATGATTAAATACAAATACGTCCCTCTAAATTTAGGAAAACAGGTGAGAGTTTGTTTGTTTGAGTTTTAATTCCTCATTTTAGTGTAATTGTTCCTTTTGTTTGTACTAATTAGAAATTAAGATTTTACTCCGGGAACTTATCTTTTGGCAATATATTGAGAATAACATgtatttcatttattatatcATGGCAGACATACGCCGGAAAGAAGAGTGGTGGAAATTCACCAAGGGACTGAAATTGAACGTAGTTCTGATAGGATGGGCACCTCATAGGACTGACACACACAACTTGGATTAGAGTTTCAGTTGAAATATGTGTTTATATTCTAAATGTTTCTTTATAGCTAATTAATGAATTATATTGCAGATTTTTCTAGTTCTTTTTAACAAAAGCTGATGTAAGCTGGATATTTGAAGCTGGTGACTACTTTTGTTAGTTTAATATATCACCTAGTTTCTGAACTGAACCTCTGTTTGGATATGTTCAATATGTATATAAAGATATTGAAAACTTTGCCTAGCAAAGTAGTTGCGCCTTTGCATGGATGTCAAACATCATCAATTCTTAAAATTCATAATTGACATTTTTCAAGTTTTCCCTACCGAAATCTTGTTTCTGCAATACTGCTAATTTCCTTGATCAAATACAACTGAATGTTAGAAGTTATATATAGCCAAACTTTCTAGCATGATTCAATGTttacatttttttcttttagacTAAATTCAATTTACTAACTCTTTGACTTTTCAGGTGAATACATGAATCTTGTCCTCTTTCAAATCATTCTAGAAATTTCTAGAATATCATTTATTTCTCTTGACGAGCAAATTGATTTAATCTAACAATGCCTCCGTTAAATTAGACTTGCTCATTAGTCCCAAGCCTATAACATGCATTTAAAGACCTGTCTCCTAAGCGGTTTTAGTGAACAATATATTAGAACAATCTTTATTTCAAACTTTAGCCTGATAATATAGTTTAATATTGGATATACATATAGCTGGCATTAGATGATACTCTATACAATTTCGTCGAGTGTagctaaaattgatacttttttttttgataaaaaggaattaattcattaattaaaagccatacggcatctacaaacacaatcgaaattggacagacgctgaaaaatatcgctgttgaatccttccttcttggagaggcaactgagcgatttgaagatgatttgaatatacacacttgtttccatctgattggttttcacctgagtgttctgaacaatcgaccatagatgtGATCCCATGATAACCTTTAAatctgaatcaaacccatgaaaatcatgccgatctataacctcggtcatgaaaaacatcaaaacacaccaaacacaaaacaaaccaactctcacaagaaggagagactaacaaaacccaaataaattgggaacttattgaatgagaaataagatttcaaaacaagaaaacaggaaaaaaaagggaatcggggctttccaccagTGAAAACTGATGGAAGCCCCTTCAAAAATCTTTGACGGAGGCTagggaggctagggttttgagagagagaagaggaGGATTTTAATTTTGGGGAAGCTAAAATTGATACTTCATGAAGTGCTAAATTTATGGTGTAATTTATCGGTTAAGATCTATTGTTTCTTCTCAACTATGTTGTagttagggctgagcaaaaaatcgaaaaaaaccCGAAACTGAACCGAAACCGATAAAAACCAGTGAAAACCGTAGCGAAGAAAACCGATCCGAAATCGaaaccgaaaaataaaaaatcgaaCCGATGTTatgggttcggttccggttattgGTTACAACCGAACTGGAAaaatccgaaccgaaccgattatttccataaataaatataatatatataataagaataaaatgccattaatttttgatgatataagAATTTATATTGATCCAAGTATCAATGTTACTTGAAGCAAGGGTTGCAGTATCGAGATATGCCTTGTGATGTACTAGTCTTTTTTCTTTGTTATATTATGATCCTGCTGGTGTACTAGTAGTGTGAATCTGGGCATAAGCTTGCTAGACTGGTGCTCCTCCTGCATGTTATTGCAGTAGTTGAGGAGCCATAATATCAACCATGCCAGCTTTTTTTTCCTTCGATCATATTCAAGTTGTATTAATTATTCAGTCTTTCTAAAGTCTAGATTACGCGCACCAATATGTctcatttgtattttatttttcattcttatatttGCCGGTTTTGTAATTGAAACCGAGCCGATTACAACCGAACCGGGGTTTTTTAAACCGAATCCAAATCCGAACCGGtggttgcggttttcgattttaaaaattgaagttatatggttgcggttccggttttatccggaaaccgagccgaaccggccatgctctcccctagttataggggccgtttggctaaacttaaaagaagtaacttcttgtttaaaataaaaaagtggagtagaagtgaaaaGCACAagtaaaaattttaagttatgaAGTGTTTGGCTacttaaatttataagtttttttagtgtttggatgatttgACTTTTAAGTTCATGCGGTGTTTGGTACattacaatattatttttaaaagagtGTAAATTGATAATAGATAAACTTGCttagaaatttaaatacaaaatactaaactcaaataatttaaataaaaataatgtaacAATTAAGGATCATTTTATGCAAAACCAACAATTAAATAAATCCAGCAAAGATACACTCAGAGTGAAGGCTCGTAAAAGAAGAGCACATCAGCTATGTTTTTCTGTTAGTGAGGTTATTGTTTTGGAAGGTGAGAAGAGAATAAAAAAAGCATAGATTTCTGGCTTCTCTATTTCCGCTTCTGGAGCCAACTTTAAGCGCTAGACTTTTTTTCCCAAACATATGACCAGCTTCACTTTTGGGTTTCTGCTCAAAAGAAACCCTTGCTTCTTAAGCCCAAACAGTGCAATGAATATGTATTTTTCATATACCTAGAGGTTAAGGATTCGAGTCTTAtccataattttgtaatttgaatTTGGATGTTATCTTCTCCCGATGACGGGACATTATGAATGTGTGATTAGTTTTAAGAGAAATATgagttaaaaatttataattcattttagtTGTTTCAGCGATCTTATTACCGTGAACACCGAAATTTCAATAGTCAAGttgcttaattttaaaattcatcgTTCTTACACGGCTATCTAAATTCCAAATTATagatatcatattttaaaattttagatcaaCTGACCTACTTAAGAGacatatttatattagtgttctcaaattcttttcttattataatttagtttaattttgtattttttgatgaaaaatatttaagaagAAGGTGAactaatttaatcataaaagaCTATTGTATTATCAATATAATTTGAGAGGAATAATACGCAAAAAAAATCACTAAACTCATAAACAATTTGCAATTGGATTactaaactcaaaaaacttgcaAACGGATCCAAACTTAACCTTGCAGTCAACTAAttgaactaataaaaaattgcatttagataattgcaGTTATCACATTTGTTAAGTATCAATTGATTTTAATGAAAtccgttaaaaaaataaaaaaatatgttaaaaatccacaaaaaaatgaaaaaataggaaaaaacatatatgttaggtcctataaactcactatataatctgatatagtgatcacaatctgtaacacagtaagacaatataagagattgaaagtaataaactcttatattcacaaagctttaatggttacaaaaactctctcagtgatttataatgtatcactaagagctgctagggttcttaacaatgtactcgataactcaactcatctagagtaaccctaatctgtgtttatatagacacagttacaaaatcaatctctgatttgatatcctataaatctgctataaattctatcaatcaaaaattgctccagttttctgtttagtttccatagtcagcaaatcactcctcagcttctatccttccttgaagtatatccgcttctgagctccttccacgtgtaaactctgacgagtcttgactatgtaaactctggtcagactttatcaaactctgtcagactttatcaaactctgtcagactttactaaactctgatcagcttccagattaaactctgatgattcctgttctaaaacagactttaagaatattagtaatcatcaattatatctaacaatctcccccaacttgtgcataaataagttatgtgcaagttaacagataattgatgatgtcaaaacatttaagtcaaatgcaacagagtttaactatataacagaaaacttttagaacttacagatactttactccttagctgcatagacaccatttgctgtctgtagataccctctgaggagttctctttcagcttcttcaagcactgtaatcatttgtctcttgatctctctcagctctggatctgaaactccagtttgataaattgcagctctgagatcatagatcttgttcttcttcaagtccctatccagcctgatattgtaagctttatcagaatcttcattaaatgccagagttctgattccacctattgtttcaatttttgctgaatttttcttcatctccaccaactgtcctttatgattgaggtatttaggaatgaaaggtccagcattcttgtttcctgtaatacccatctttcttctgatttgatccttgagcaggttggagatgtgttggcatgacttgttcttcacttgaaatatgtgtgatacatatctcaattcctcccagtgtttagcatagagatctgcttcaagtactctaaacactgttccatcagacatgaagtagataagaacattatctcctctgtcattcttcaccaactggactgaatcaagtttatccattttgtcttgcaatactccagtcttgggagcacagagagatgaggggtcatctggtcttgatcctatactctgatcaaatttttcatatttggatcccagccctcctttatctcttcctgccttacgatgagagattggttgaattgagcccttttcaaagcttatctcagtcatcagagtaggctttgcaaatccagccagtggagtagttgttggtttaaacacagcttgagccttgtcagaggttgtgtttgtctttgcatccttattaacttgagctgtgtcagaggttaatctttctttttgagattctgcaacatgagctttgtcagagattgcagcttctaatttcttttcctttacaacttgatccttgtcagaggttgtagacttcttcttatcccagcctttttccagatgttcatctactttgcttttacccttggaagTGTATTCAtattcagagtatacctttttgactggtaaactctgatcagcaacagtagattccttaatcaatatccccttttcttttggtttggcagttgactttgcaggcttttggatctttccagagtttatagcttcaacatgttcctttttcagctcagcttcctctgcagcaatcaactccaaatccaatttggcttctggattttcttgttcaaaaatcaatctagcaagctcttcatcagtcatgggtttgtctgatccaatCACTGGTCTTTgtttagatccagatgtgaaattatgtgttggagcagactttgtgctttgcttagattgtttctgactgtcagagtttgaaactcttccaccagtccctgcttgaaatctcttgtgctttgtgaaatcatcaatatcatcatcatcatccttcttctttctcttcagagtttgagtagtagacttgcatttgacttgagctactctctccccctttttgacatcatcctcatcaggaatcagtattgatgtgatcagagaaagtgaagattggatggcttcaagctgcttggacatcttttcttgatttgattcaatcatggtcatccgtttgtccagagattcattggcagtcaccagcttctgtacattctctttcagaggtagcatggtccttttcttttccagttcagttgtctccttgatatttgccacctctgttcttagactatctatggatttagatgtctgagcatgagctggatgaaatgtcttcagatagagaattgtgcctttgaggcttgacataacatcagagtttgaaattttgttttctGCCATAGAgagaaaatcttcagcttttgctggctccagagaatgttggtgattcagccagagtttatcccatacttcatttggaggatcaacctgaagatccctgggaagtggctcagag of Daucus carota subsp. sativus chromosome 3, DH1 v3.0, whole genome shotgun sequence contains these proteins:
- the LOC108213822 gene encoding protein RER1B-like — encoded protein: MEGVLGEGASPLAPITTLKNDFSKVFQYYLDKSTPLPVHRWIGTLVVIVVYLLRVYILQGFYIVTYALGIYILNLLIGFLSPKIDPELEALDGAELPTKETDEFRPFIRRLPEFKFWYAITKAFCVAFLMTFFSLFDVPVFWPILLCYWIVLFVLTMKRQIMHMIKYKYVPLNLGKQTYAGKKSGGNSPRD